A genomic window from Pyxidicoccus trucidator includes:
- a CDS encoding LysR family transcriptional regulator, which produces MAIMNVVRARSLDLNLLRVLVAVADAGSVTKAAARLYLTQSAVSAALSRLSESLDTPMLVRHGRGVILTSRAVRLVTEVRPLLEAMLQASLAPARFDPRKSERIIRLGLADFADEWLLPPLLRRLGRDAPNMRLVCTPVQFRTVVEALATRRVDLAATVIDTLPQAILRTPLIRGHFVCLFDPRHVHLGARPSKRAYLAQEHVIVSFNGDLRGTVEDRFGVERRVRCSVASFSAIGAIVDGSQLVATLPDVFAAHVLRQRPHLRSASFPFAHPVGGLDLLWPAVLDDDEACAFVRAAIIDIAKQVPATS; this is translated from the coding sequence ATGGCAATCATGAACGTTGTTCGTGCCAGGAGTCTCGACCTCAACCTGCTGCGCGTGCTCGTCGCCGTCGCCGACGCGGGCTCGGTCACGAAAGCGGCCGCGCGGCTCTACCTCACGCAGTCGGCGGTGAGCGCGGCGCTCTCCCGGCTCAGCGAGTCGCTGGACACGCCGATGCTCGTGCGCCACGGCCGCGGCGTGATCTTGACGAGCAGGGCAGTACGTCTCGTGACCGAGGTCCGTCCTCTGCTCGAGGCGATGCTCCAGGCCTCGCTCGCACCGGCGCGCTTCGATCCGCGCAAGAGCGAGCGGATCATCCGCCTCGGACTCGCTGACTTCGCGGACGAATGGCTGCTGCCACCGCTGCTGCGCCGGCTCGGGCGCGACGCGCCCAACATGCGGCTCGTCTGCACGCCGGTCCAGTTCCGCACGGTGGTCGAGGCGCTGGCGACCCGTCGCGTCGACCTCGCGGCCACGGTCATCGACACGCTGCCGCAGGCCATTCTGCGAACGCCTCTCATCCGTGGCCACTTCGTCTGCCTGTTCGACCCGCGCCACGTGCACCTCGGCGCGCGACCCAGCAAGCGCGCGTATCTCGCGCAGGAGCACGTCATCGTCTCCTTCAACGGAGACCTCCGCGGCACGGTCGAGGACAGGTTCGGCGTCGAGCGACGCGTCCGCTGCTCGGTCGCGAGCTTCAGCGCGATCGGCGCCATCGTTGACGGCAGCCAGTTGGTAGCGACCTTGCCCGATGTCTTCGCGGCGCATGTCCTGCGGCAGCGACCGCACCTTCGCAGCGCGTCCTTCCCCTTCGCGCACCCCGTTGGCGGCCTGGACCTGCTCTGGCCCGCCGTGCTGGATGACGACGAGGCGTGCGCCTTCGTACGCGCCGCGATCATCGATATCGCCAAGCAGGTGCCCGCTACTTCTTGA
- a CDS encoding aldo/keto reductase family oxidoreductase: MTNTDKLGGRFTFPGTSLTVHRMGYGAMQLAGPHVWGPPRDPEAAAAVLREAIAIGIDHIDTSDAYGPHVTNQLIHATLHPYPKNVVIVSKVGGRRGTDRSWLPALSPAEVRSGIQDNLRNLGLDAIDVVNLRMMSMTPTEGPLDKELAVLIELKREGLVRHIGLSNVTARQVEQAQALTEIVCVQNHYNLAHRGDDALIDALAKQGIAYVPFFPLGGFTPLQSSTLSEVSNELGATPMQVALAWLLHRAPNILLIPGTSSVAHLRENVAAASLVLPEKSITALDGIAR; this comes from the coding sequence ATGACGAATACAGACAAACTCGGCGGCCGATTCACGTTCCCCGGCACATCGCTCACGGTGCACCGCATGGGCTACGGCGCCATGCAGCTCGCGGGCCCGCACGTCTGGGGACCGCCGCGTGATCCCGAAGCGGCTGCAGCGGTGCTACGCGAGGCGATCGCGATCGGCATTGACCACATCGACACGAGCGACGCCTACGGGCCACACGTCACGAATCAGCTCATTCACGCCACGCTGCATCCGTATCCCAAGAACGTCGTGATCGTGTCAAAGGTGGGTGGGCGGCGTGGCACGGACAGGTCGTGGCTCCCGGCGCTATCGCCCGCCGAGGTCCGCTCGGGCATCCAGGACAACCTGCGCAACCTCGGGCTCGACGCAATCGACGTCGTGAACTTGCGCATGATGAGCATGACGCCAACGGAGGGCCCTCTCGACAAAGAGCTCGCCGTCCTCATCGAACTCAAGCGTGAGGGGCTCGTTCGACACATCGGCCTCAGCAACGTGACGGCGCGTCAGGTCGAGCAGGCGCAAGCGCTCACCGAGATCGTGTGCGTGCAGAACCACTACAACCTGGCGCATCGAGGAGACGACGCGCTCATCGACGCGCTGGCGAAGCAGGGCATCGCCTACGTGCCGTTCTTCCCGCTCGGCGGCTTCACGCCGCTCCAGTCCTCGACGCTGTCGGAAGTGTCGAACGAGCTGGGCGCGACGCCGATGCAGGTCGCGCTCGCGTGGCTGCTGCACCGCGCGCCGAACATCCTGCTCATCCCGGGCACGTCGTCGGTCGCGCACCTGCGCGAGAACGTGGCTGCGGCGTCGCTCGTGCTGCCGGAGAAGAGCATCACCGCGCTCGACGGGATCGCGCGTTGA
- a CDS encoding NAD-dependent epimerase/dehydratase family protein: MKILVTGATGKIGSRLTRRLAERGYQVRALVRDPTRAAALKEARVELAQGDLLDVDSLAATVRGVDAVVHCAAFFRGATPEQAHAVNDLGTQHLASAARAASVKRFIFTSTGLVYGSNGGRLAREDDPCAPTAAYPVSKLAAERFLLALEGLDVRVLRLPFVYGDGDPHIEEVIPMMRSFPPAQRLSIGHHADVAQAVARLLEAPSPAHRIYNVVDDEAPDLATLFASVGAPPPDGSNAEFARTFEVLLDGRRIREDLGFKPRFPRLADALAAGAYAAG, translated from the coding sequence ATGAAAATCCTTGTCACCGGAGCGACCGGAAAGATCGGAAGTCGACTCACCAGGCGACTCGCCGAGCGCGGCTATCAAGTGCGCGCCCTCGTGCGCGATCCGACGCGCGCTGCCGCCCTGAAGGAAGCTCGTGTCGAGCTCGCCCAGGGCGATCTGCTCGATGTGGACTCGCTCGCGGCCACGGTGCGCGGCGTCGACGCCGTGGTCCACTGCGCCGCGTTCTTCCGCGGCGCGACTCCCGAGCAAGCGCACGCGGTCAATGACCTCGGCACGCAGCACCTCGCGAGCGCCGCCCGTGCCGCCTCCGTGAAGCGCTTCATCTTCACGAGCACCGGCCTGGTCTACGGTTCGAATGGTGGCCGCCTCGCCCGCGAGGACGACCCCTGCGCGCCGACCGCGGCATACCCGGTGAGCAAGCTTGCAGCCGAGCGCTTCCTCCTCGCGCTCGAAGGGCTCGACGTGCGCGTGCTTCGCCTGCCGTTCGTGTACGGCGACGGCGATCCACACATCGAGGAGGTGATACCGATGATGCGCAGCTTCCCGCCGGCCCAACGCCTGTCGATTGGCCACCACGCCGACGTCGCACAGGCCGTCGCTCGTCTGCTCGAGGCGCCTTCGCCTGCGCATCGCATCTACAACGTCGTCGACGACGAGGCCCCCGACCTCGCCACGCTGTTCGCGTCGGTGGGTGCGCCGCCGCCTGACGGCTCGAACGCTGAGTTCGCGCGTACTTTTGAAGTGCTCCTCGACGGTCGCCGCATCCGCGAAGACCTCGGCTTCAAGCCCAGGTTTCCCCGCCTCGCAGACGCGCTCGCCGCAGGCGCATACGCAGCCGGGTGA